In the genome of Oxalobacter aliiformigenes, one region contains:
- the pnp gene encoding polyribonucleotide nucleotidyltransferase, with translation MFNKVSKTFQYGQHTVTLETGEIARQASGAVVVSMDDTVVLATVVAKDDIKPGQDFFPLTVDYIEKSYAAGRIPGSFFKREGRPSEKETLTSRLIDRPIRPLFPDGYFNEVQVIIHVLSVNPEIDPDIPSMIAASAALCVSGIPFNGPLGAARVGYIDGQYVLNPTASQLPLSQLDLVVAGTEQAVLMVESEAKELPEDVMLGAVVFGHEQMKVVIDAIDELVRDGGKPEVEWEPPAKNEELIAAVTRIAEPELRKAYQIRQKQARSSELRHIYERVNQALAEEAQGRGETAPDTVEVGNILFDLEARIVRSQILDGEPRIDGRDTRTVRPITIRTGVLPRTHGSALFTRGETQALVVATLGTSRDNQKIDGLMGEYSDAFMMHYNMPPFATGETGRVGTPKRREIGHGRLAKRALVACLPSQDEFSYSIRLVSEIMESNGSSSMASVCGGSLALMDAGVPVKTHVAGIAMGLIKEGNKFAVLTDILGDEDHLGDMDFKVAGTANGVTALQMDIKIQGITKEIMQVALAQAKEGRIHILGKMQEAMPHFKTELSNFAPRLITMRINPEKIRDVIGKGGAVIRALTEETGAQIDISDDGVVTIASVDAAAGQEAKRRIEELTASVEVGKIYDGTVLKLLDFGAIVQILPGKDGLLHISQIASERVNAVSDYLEEGQSVRVKVLETDERGRIKLSMKAAVAEENPVPAE, from the coding sequence ATGTTCAATAAAGTAAGCAAAACGTTCCAGTACGGTCAGCATACCGTGACACTGGAAACCGGTGAGATTGCGCGCCAGGCCAGCGGCGCAGTAGTGGTATCCATGGATGATACCGTGGTGCTGGCAACTGTTGTAGCGAAAGACGATATAAAACCCGGTCAGGATTTTTTCCCTCTGACGGTGGATTATATTGAAAAAAGTTATGCGGCCGGCCGTATTCCCGGCAGTTTCTTCAAACGTGAAGGTCGTCCGTCCGAAAAGGAAACGCTGACCTCACGCCTGATTGATCGTCCGATTCGTCCTCTTTTCCCGGATGGTTATTTCAACGAGGTTCAGGTCATCATTCACGTTTTGTCGGTCAATCCGGAAATCGATCCGGATATTCCTTCCATGATTGCAGCATCCGCCGCTCTGTGCGTTTCCGGGATTCCTTTCAATGGACCGCTGGGTGCCGCCCGGGTAGGCTATATTGACGGACAGTATGTGTTGAATCCAACCGCTTCGCAATTGCCTTTGTCGCAGCTTGATCTGGTTGTGGCAGGAACAGAACAGGCCGTCCTGATGGTAGAGTCCGAAGCGAAAGAGCTGCCGGAGGACGTCATGCTGGGCGCTGTCGTATTCGGCCATGAACAGATGAAAGTGGTTATCGATGCCATTGACGAGCTGGTGCGCGATGGCGGCAAACCGGAAGTGGAATGGGAACCACCGGCCAAAAACGAGGAACTGATTGCCGCCGTTACCCGGATTGCGGAACCGGAACTGCGCAAAGCTTACCAGATCCGCCAGAAACAGGCACGTTCGAGCGAGTTGCGCCATATTTATGAAAGAGTGAACCAGGCTTTGGCGGAAGAGGCGCAAGGCCGGGGAGAAACGGCACCGGATACCGTTGAAGTCGGCAATATCCTGTTCGATCTGGAGGCCAGGATCGTCCGTTCGCAGATTCTGGACGGCGAACCGCGTATTGATGGACGCGATACCCGTACGGTTCGTCCGATTACCATTCGTACCGGTGTTTTGCCGAGAACGCATGGTTCGGCGCTTTTCACTCGTGGCGAAACACAGGCACTGGTTGTCGCGACGCTAGGAACCTCACGTGACAACCAGAAAATCGACGGATTGATGGGCGAGTACAGCGATGCTTTCATGATGCACTACAATATGCCTCCTTTTGCCACCGGTGAAACCGGTCGTGTCGGAACACCGAAGCGTCGTGAGATCGGGCATGGCCGTCTGGCAAAACGTGCTCTCGTCGCCTGTTTGCCGTCACAGGACGAATTCAGTTATTCCATCCGTCTGGTTTCCGAAATCATGGAGTCGAACGGTTCCTCGTCAATGGCTTCCGTATGCGGAGGATCCCTGGCGTTGATGGATGCCGGTGTGCCGGTCAAAACGCATGTCGCCGGGATTGCCATGGGACTGATCAAGGAAGGCAACAAATTTGCCGTACTGACGGATATTCTGGGGGATGAGGATCATCTGGGGGATATGGATTTCAAGGTGGCGGGAACGGCTAATGGTGTGACGGCCTTGCAGATGGATATCAAGATCCAGGGCATTACCAAGGAAATCATGCAGGTCGCACTGGCGCAAGCAAAAGAAGGCCGTATCCATATTCTTGGCAAGATGCAGGAAGCCATGCCTCACTTCAAGACGGAATTGTCCAATTTTGCCCCTCGTCTGATAACCATGCGTATCAATCCGGAAAAAATCCGTGATGTAATCGGCAAGGGCGGTGCCGTTATCCGTGCCTTGACCGAAGAAACAGGTGCTCAGATCGATATCAGCGACGATGGAGTGGTTACCATTGCATCGGTCGATGCCGCTGCAGGGCAGGAAGCCAAACGTCGTATCGAGGAATTGACCGCTTCGGTTGAAGTCGGAAAAATCTATGACGGCACGGTCTTGAAATTGCTGGATTTCGGCGCTATTGTTCAGATATTGCCGGGCAAGGATGGCCTGTTGCATATCAGCCAGATTGCCAGTGAACGAGTCAATGCCGTTTCCGATTATCTGGAAGAAGGGCAGTCGGTTCGGGTCAAGGTTCTTGAAACCGATGAACGTGGCCGTATCAAACTGTCCATGAAGGCGGCGGTTGCCGAAGAAAATCCCGTACCTGCCGAATGA
- the rpsO gene encoding 30S ribosomal protein S15 produces MALLKEDKAAIVSENARSQNDTGSPEVQVALLTARINDLNGHFKVHTKDHHSRRGLIKMVNRRKDLLAYLRKKDINRYRDLIAKLGLRK; encoded by the coding sequence ATGGCATTGCTTAAAGAAGACAAGGCTGCTATCGTGTCGGAAAATGCACGCAGCCAGAACGATACGGGATCCCCTGAAGTGCAGGTCGCTTTGTTGACGGCGCGTATCAATGATCTGAACGGTCATTTCAAGGTTCATACCAAGGATCACCATTCCCGTCGCGGATTGATCAAAATGGTTAACCGTCGCAAGGATTTGTTGGCTTATCTGCGAAAAAAAGATATCAACCGTTATCGTGATCTGATTGCAAAACTCGGTCTGAGAAAATAA
- a CDS encoding outer membrane protein assembly factor BamE, which yields MKRSITLTLLLSLMLSGCASIFSTPVPGTPAEEVIALKGSPDAEYLDGNIRLLEWSVGPWAQYAYMAKIGPDGRLISYEQVLTREKFDTIQIDHFSKNDVLKTVGHPTETDYLPLVDREVWAYRYKEDGIWNSMMYIYFDSQGIVRRMENGQDPMYLRK from the coding sequence ATGAAACGATCCATAACGCTAACACTGCTTTTGTCCCTGATGCTTTCAGGCTGCGCCTCCATTTTTTCGACACCCGTTCCCGGAACGCCTGCGGAAGAAGTCATCGCCTTGAAAGGAAGTCCGGATGCCGAGTATCTTGACGGCAATATCCGGCTTCTGGAATGGTCTGTCGGTCCCTGGGCACAATATGCCTATATGGCCAAAATCGGACCGGATGGCAGACTGATATCTTACGAGCAGGTTTTGACACGGGAAAAATTCGATACCATACAGATAGATCACTTCAGCAAAAACGACGTATTGAAAACAGTCGGCCATCCGACCGAGACCGATTATTTACCCCTGGTTGACCGTGAAGTATGGGCTTACCGGTACAAGGAAGACGGCATCTGGAATTCCATGATGTACATTTACTTCGATTCGCAAGGTATCGTCAGAAGAATGGAAAACGGTCAGGACCCCATGTACCTCCGCAAATAA
- a CDS encoding 2-isopropylmalate synthase has protein sequence MAGTPADSAEKIIIFDTTLRDGEQVPGSQLNTLEKIEVARALEALGVDVIEAGFPISSPGDFKSVVEISKVVEKPVISALTRAIEKDIDVAADALKYAKKGRIHTGIGTSPYHIYSKFNSTPKQILERAVQMVKYARKYVDDVEFFAEDAGRSDNEFLARVVEAVIAAGATVINIPDTTGYCTPYEYGAKIKYLKDHVANVDRAVLSAHCHNDLGMATANSLAGIMNGIRQVECTINGIGERAGNTSLEEIVMILKCRKDIPAYTDIDTTKIIKTSRLVSNLMRMPVQPNKAIVGRNAFAHSSGIHQDGVLKNRENYEIIDPADIGVSDSSIVLTARSGRAALDHHLRRLGYELSHAELDVAYSKFLVLADAQKSVSDDDLRNLAGTGTVEDARRIKLDYLQVVCGKDSIPMATVRLIIDGERCMATAAGNGPIDASINAVRQLITQKVTLEEFLIQAFTRGTDDVGKVHIQVENKGKVYYGFSADTDIITASVNAYIDAVSKII, from the coding sequence ATGGCCGGCACACCAGCAGACTCGGCAGAAAAAATTATCATATTTGATACCACGTTACGTGACGGGGAACAGGTCCCGGGCAGCCAACTGAATACACTTGAAAAAATCGAAGTGGCCAGAGCCCTGGAAGCGTTGGGGGTCGATGTCATTGAAGCCGGTTTTCCTATTTCCAGTCCCGGTGATTTCAAATCGGTCGTCGAAATTTCCAAAGTCGTTGAAAAACCGGTTATTTCCGCATTGACGCGGGCTATCGAGAAAGATATTGATGTTGCTGCCGATGCGCTTAAATATGCCAAGAAAGGACGTATTCATACCGGGATCGGTACGTCCCCTTACCATATTTATTCCAAGTTCAATTCGACGCCCAAACAGATTCTCGAACGGGCTGTCCAGATGGTCAAATATGCCAGAAAGTATGTGGATGATGTCGAATTCTTTGCCGAAGATGCCGGCCGTAGCGACAATGAGTTCCTTGCCCGTGTCGTCGAAGCTGTCATCGCGGCTGGCGCGACAGTGATCAATATCCCGGATACGACCGGTTACTGTACGCCTTATGAATACGGCGCGAAAATCAAATATCTGAAGGATCATGTCGCCAATGTCGACAGGGCTGTTCTGTCCGCTCATTGCCATAATGATCTGGGTATGGCAACGGCCAATTCACTGGCCGGCATCATGAATGGTATCCGTCAGGTCGAGTGCACTATCAATGGGATCGGGGAGCGGGCAGGCAATACATCTCTTGAAGAAATCGTCATGATTCTGAAGTGCCGCAAAGATATTCCGGCCTATACCGATATTGATACGACCAAGATTATCAAGACATCCCGTCTGGTATCCAATCTGATGCGTATGCCGGTACAGCCGAACAAGGCGATTGTCGGACGGAACGCTTTTGCCCATTCGTCAGGTATTCATCAGGATGGTGTGCTTAAGAATCGGGAAAACTATGAAATCATCGATCCGGCCGATATCGGCGTCAGCGATTCTTCTATTGTCCTGACGGCGCGCAGTGGTCGCGCTGCGCTGGATCATCATCTTCGTCGCCTCGGATATGAACTCTCTCATGCCGAGCTGGATGTCGCTTACAGCAAGTTCCTTGTCCTCGCCGATGCGCAAAAATCGGTCTCCGACGATGACCTGCGCAATCTCGCCGGAACCGGAACCGTGGAAGATGCCAGAAGAATCAAGCTGGATTATCTCCAGGTTGTTTGCGGCAAGGATTCCATCCCGATGGCAACGGTTCGCCTGATTATTGATGGTGAACGCTGTATGGCTACGGCTGCCGGCAATGGGCCGATCGATGCATCGATCAATGCCGTTCGCCAGTTGATCACACAGAAAGTGACTCTGGAAGAATTCCTGATTCAGGCATTCACACGTGGTACTGACGATGTCGGCAAGGTCCATATTCAGGTTGAAAACAAAGGCAAGGTTTACTACGGTTTCTCAGCTGATACCGATATCATCACCGCTTCGGTCAATGCATACATTGATGCCGTTTCCAAGATCATCTGA
- the pssA gene encoding CDP-diacylglycerol--serine O-phosphatidyltransferase, protein MTQQEQPVTELDSTRAKLRRRGIYLLPNAITISSLFCGFYAIVMSLNLEFKQATVAIFISMILDSMDGRVARLTRTQSEFGAQLDSLADMVAFGAAPALVVYEWSLKGMGRIGWVSAFVFCACAALRLARFNTNIAIVDKRYFQGLPSPAAAALVAGFIWLMDDMGFSGSDFYWTSWILTLYAGLTMVSNVPFYSFKVMNIRKSVPFIAVILIVLVFVAISFDPPKVIFGLFVVYGISGYVVYLWYRIKGKPVSIVQTKVEPHDGEE, encoded by the coding sequence ATGACTCAGCAGGAACAACCCGTTACGGAATTGGATTCGACACGCGCAAAATTGCGGAGAAGAGGCATTTATCTGTTACCGAATGCCATTACAATTTCCTCACTGTTCTGCGGTTTTTATGCCATCGTCATGTCCTTGAATCTGGAGTTCAAGCAGGCAACGGTCGCCATATTCATATCCATGATTCTGGACAGTATGGATGGAAGGGTTGCCCGGCTTACCAGAACACAAAGCGAATTCGGCGCCCAGCTCGACAGTCTGGCCGATATGGTGGCATTCGGCGCCGCCCCGGCTCTCGTCGTTTATGAATGGTCGCTTAAGGGAATGGGGCGTATCGGATGGGTTTCCGCTTTTGTCTTTTGTGCCTGTGCCGCGCTGAGACTGGCACGATTCAATACGAATATCGCGATTGTCGACAAGCGGTATTTTCAGGGATTGCCCAGTCCGGCCGCCGCTGCGCTGGTAGCCGGATTTATCTGGCTGATGGACGATATGGGATTTTCTGGAAGTGATTTTTACTGGACATCCTGGATACTGACGCTTTATGCCGGGCTGACGATGGTATCGAACGTTCCATTCTACAGTTTCAAGGTCATGAACATTCGAAAGTCGGTGCCATTTATTGCCGTGATACTGATCGTTCTCGTTTTTGTCGCGATCTCGTTTGATCCACCAAAGGTCATTTTCGGATTGTTTGTTGTTTATGGTATTTCCGGTTATGTGGTTTATCTCTGGTACAGGATAAAAGGAAAACCGGTCAGCATTGTCCAGACAAAAGTGGAACCGCACGATGGGGAAGAATGA
- a CDS encoding phosphatidylserine decarboxylase, which yields MKNYPHPIIAREGWFYIIISFAVSSAVTYKWGIWSLPLWLISLFVLQFFRDPGRVVPDVEHAVLSPADGRIVVIEKTEDIYGKREALKISVFMNVFNVHSNRSPVDGKVESVHYFPGKFVNADLDKASLENERNALIIKTQNGQTVTCVQVAGLIARRILCYVGGGEILQKGQRFGFIRFGSRVDVYLPLSARPKVAVGDKVYATETVLAEL from the coding sequence TTGAAGAATTATCCTCATCCTATCATTGCACGTGAAGGCTGGTTTTACATCATTATTTCTTTTGCCGTTTCCTCGGCCGTGACATATAAATGGGGTATCTGGTCGCTGCCGCTGTGGTTGATCAGCCTGTTTGTATTGCAGTTTTTCCGTGATCCGGGCAGAGTCGTTCCCGATGTCGAGCATGCAGTCCTCTCGCCGGCCGACGGTCGTATCGTCGTGATTGAAAAAACGGAAGATATTTACGGAAAACGTGAAGCGTTGAAGATCAGTGTATTCATGAATGTCTTCAATGTTCATTCCAACCGTTCGCCGGTTGATGGAAAAGTGGAAAGTGTCCATTATTTTCCGGGCAAGTTTGTCAATGCCGATCTTGACAAGGCTTCGCTTGAAAATGAACGTAATGCATTGATTATAAAAACACAAAATGGCCAGACTGTCACGTGTGTCCAGGTAGCCGGTCTCATTGCGCGCCGGATCCTCTGTTATGTAGGCGGTGGCGAGATTTTGCAAAAGGGACAACGTTTCGGTTTTATCCGGTTCGGTTCGCGTGTTGATGTCTATCTGCCGCTTTCCGCAAGGCCGAAAGTCGCTGTGGGTGATAAAGTGTATGCTACGGAAACCGTTTTGGCTGAATTGTAA
- a CDS encoding Hsp20/alpha crystallin family protein, which translates to MKFRDPASPMWLQALKMLEQADQLHRRFFQLGKPKSRGPVWEPPIDILETDRYLLIQIALPGVDLSDITVVIENNIIHVVGERQIAMGADTVIRRLEIPYGRFEKQISLPNGHYQISENSLANGCLRLVLNKL; encoded by the coding sequence ATGAAGTTTCGAGATCCAGCCAGCCCCATGTGGTTGCAAGCATTGAAAATGCTGGAACAGGCCGATCAGCTCCATCGGCGTTTCTTCCAGTTGGGCAAACCGAAATCGCGTGGCCCGGTCTGGGAACCCCCCATCGATATTCTTGAAACCGACCGTTACCTGCTGATTCAGATTGCCTTACCCGGCGTTGACTTGTCGGACATTACTGTCGTCATCGAAAACAACATCATCCATGTGGTCGGAGAAAGACAAATCGCGATGGGTGCCGATACTGTCATCAGACGCCTCGAGATCCCTTATGGCCGTTTCGAAAAACAGATCAGCCTGCCAAACGGACACTATCAGATATCCGAAAATTCTCTGGCAAATGGATGTCTGCGTTTGGTACTGAACAAATTATGA